One Alligator mississippiensis isolate rAllMis1 chromosome 1, rAllMis1, whole genome shotgun sequence genomic window carries:
- the LOC132247782 gene encoding syncytin-B-like, translating to MTPIPLGPIESLLNPSNNQAWDQSQQEFLLVKPVVGDWCFYVNCSVSDCINLGTSICHHYFTSSSGGDWRNNNTATPTYCSSYNDFYSSKNLTKGTNPICTPISSLNNTLWYCLYTDTSRGQCFFNGTANPSFKSKGERGVLGLGNGGRIPPKYSNLAALKGQYWVCGSHAYHKIPAKGKGICYPAMLKPSASFAMHLPRGRWRNKRDLQESRDIVDKYQKTPLTKGVLVRCSLAGILPGVGTACLGRFTLCLQAVIEIMAHEFSEGHKELSKAVAALADTQEELRQMVIQNRIALDFLLAAQGGACAVIGPKCRVRVNSSFTIVQTHLNDAAVHIQKAEDIAKIHKDTSLSWLTNWLPSLTGWLRPFVLSLIGIVITIICLLCCFQCLCSLGQQFMQRQVKMYGQFVQISSINHQNLTPQEVEYLKVCSKISSGKLEQREEL from the coding sequence atgactcccatccccttgggccccattgagtcacttttaaacccctctaataaccaagcttgggaccaaagtcagcaggagttccttttagtaaagcctgttgttggagattggtgtttctatgtaaactgctcagtatcagactgcattaatttaggcacaagcatatgtcaccactattttactagttcaagtggaggagactggcgtaataataacacagcaactcctacctattgcagctcttacaatgatttctacagcagcaaaaatttaaccaagggcactaatcctatctgcacccccatctcctctttaaataataccttgtggtattgtttgtacactgatacctcccggggacaatgcttcttcaatggaactgcaaatccttcctttaaatcaaagggtgaacgcggggtgctaggattaggaaacgggggccgaatacctcctaagtattcaaacctcgctgctttaaaaggacaatactgggtctgtggctcccacgcctaccataaaatccctgccaaaggaaaaggtatctgctatccggcaatgctaaaaccctctgCGTCCTTCGCCAtgcaccttccacggggcaggtggcggaacaagagggatttgcaagaaagccgtgatatagtagacaaatatcaaaaaactccgcttaccaaaggagtgttagtcaggtgttctttagcaggtatactcccaggagtaggcactgcttgtcttggaagatttacactATGCCTgcaagctgtgatagaaatcatggctcatgaattcagtgaaggtcacaaggaactctcgaaggccgttgctgccttggctgacacccaagaagaactccgacaaatggtaattcaaaaccgtatagcccttgattttctccttgctgctcaaGGAGGAGCTTGTGCAGTTATCGGACCAAAATGTCGCGTTcgggttaacagttcttttacaatagtacaaacccacctcaatgatgcagctgttcatatccaaaaagccgaagatataGCTAAAATCCACAAAGATACATCACTTAGTTGGCTCACTaattggttgccttcccttacaggatggcttagaccttttgtattaagcttaattggaattgttataactataatctgcctgttgtgctgttttcagtgtctatgctctctaggacaacagtttatgcaaaggcaagtaaaaatgtatggtcagtttgtacaaatatccagcatcaatcatcaaaacctaaccccacaagaagttgaatacctaaaagtgtgttccaaaatttcctctggaaaattgGAACAAAGGGAGGaattgtag